From Erigeron canadensis isolate Cc75 chromosome 8, C_canadensis_v1, whole genome shotgun sequence, one genomic window encodes:
- the LOC122610292 gene encoding uncharacterized protein LOC122610292, which yields MNVDKSWTKITNKYDRRYINGAMAFAEFGKRYVDSQGNIHCPCKECVNSRRHEPSVVATHIIYKGFDPTYDVWLYHGEHLPGYESDGSNSKYDQTGSESDDDGERELLDDAFPTGGENIAENIRENAEQHRNPNVEKLFVDMEKPLYPECEFSVLGFLLELMNVKVTCNMTNVAMDMILDLFSRAFKDANFPKNHYQAKKYLRTLGLGYQSIHACRYDCALFWEENKDLKNCPPCNTSRYEEKSNGKRKPVKVLRYFPITSRLKRLYASRHTSKDMLWHHENGTKEEGVLRHPSDGMAWKHFDKLFPDFANDPRNVRLGLASDGFNPFGAMSLSYSMWPVVMIPYNMPPWKSMVDASFMLTLLIPGRDSPGKHIDVFLRPLIDELKLLWDKGVETYDCESKQTFNMRAALLWTINDFPAYGYLSGWTTSGYKACPTCNDDPCSIGIRDKIAYVGHRRFLPTSHSWRNARDFNGKIETRDAPKPISGDDCLRQLEHINIHQHGKHPAHVEKKRKRNKEDLNWSKKSIFFELPYWSKLLIRHNIDVMHVEKNVCENVLGTLLDIDGKTKDTYKARKDLEDMNISKELHLVRNNDRLLKPLASYVLTREERKQFCNLVKSVRFPDGFAGNLEKNVMADQGKIHGLKSHDCHILLQRIIPIVIRPFMTKQIRVALIELSRFFKKLTEATLYVSELEALQKEIVNILCKLERIFPPSFFTIMVHLCVHLPQEAILGGPVQSRWMYPIERYLGHLKKYVRNKAKLEGSIAEAYVVEEAMTLCSQYLKGVESKFDRRGKNDDKTDNDNRSFALDIFRLNDRGVGKKEVCVLPGDLLKKATWFVYINCEEIQPYLEEHLHSLQSQHPELPDFSEMQQETFPNWFEKRANEVYTLDPSQINEELYAVSCLPDHRVSSYKGYIVNGVKYIVKSTDDCRRTQNCGVTVRVHNNIEDDYYGYVDEVIELSFIKDYRVILFKCTWFDNDRRKKHVVYEPHFISIDTSRHVYKEDPFILANQAKQVFYINDSLKPNSQWKVIERINHRHLWDIPEDNNAESLLEDVNLLREHIPSEMVQNVDVGRVHDTVNDFINDEIDDSDHDMEDFDSDSNIDDLDRIEIDNNISQLEIESDESDGDD from the exons ATGAATGTGGACAAGAGCTGGACTAAAATCACTAATAAGTATGATCGAAGGTACATCAATGGAGCAATGGCTTTTGCAGAATTTGGCAAAAGATACGTTGATAGTCAAGGCAATATTCATTGTCCATGTAAAGAGTGTGTAAATTCAAGAAGACATGAACCTTCGGTTGTTGCTActcatataatttataaaggttTTGATCCAACATATGACGTATGGCTATATCATGGTGAACATCTGCCTGGTTATGAATCAGACGGATCAAACAGTAAGTATGACCAAACTGGAAGTGAATCAGATGATGACGGAGAAAGAGAGTTACTTGATGATGCGTTTCCAACAGGCGGCGAAAACATAGCTGAGAATATCAGGGAAAATGCTGAACAACACCGCAATCCAAATGTGGAAAAGTTATTTGTCGATATGGAGAAGCCTCTATACCCGGAATGTGAGTTTTCGGTACTGGGCTTTTTACTGGAGCTGATGAATGTAAAGGTAACATGTAACATGACTAATGTGGCAATGGATATGATTTTGGATTTATTTAGCCGAGCTTTCAAGGATGCAAACTTTCCAAAAAATCATTATCAAGCGAAAAAATATTTACGTACTCTTGGACTAGGATACCAATCTATCCATGCTTGTAGATATGATTGTGCattattttgggaagaaaataaagatttaaaaaattgtCCACCTTGCAACACTAGTCGTTATGAAGAAAAGAGTAATGGAAAGAGGAAACCAGTAAAAGTCTTACGTTACTTTCCCATCACAAGTAGACTTAAGCGCTTATATGCATCAAGGCACACTTCTAAGGATATGTTGTGGCACCATGAAAACGGAACCAAAGAGGAGGGGGTTCTTAGGCATCCGTCAGACGGAATGGCATGGAAACACTTTGATAAATTGTTTCCTGATTTTGCAAATGATCCTCGGAATGTTCGATTGGGGCTTGCGAGTGATGGTTTCAATCCTTTTGGGGCAATGAGTCTTTCATATAGTATGTGGCCTGTTGTGATGATACCATACAATATGCCTCCTTGGAAGTCTATGGTAGATGCTTCATTTATGTTGACATTGTTAATTCCTGGACGCGATTCACCAGGAAAGCATATTGATGTATTTTTGCGTCCACTCATTGATGAGTTGAAACTTTTATGGGATAAGGGTGTTGAGACATATGATTGTGAATCAAAACAGACATTCAACATGCGTGCTGCACTTCTATGGACAATCAATGATTTTCCAGCGTATGGTTATTTGTCTGGATGGACCACGAGTGGATACAAGGCATGTCCAACATGTAACGATGATCCTTGCAGTATAGGTATACGAGATAAAATAGCATATGTGGGTCATAGGCGATTTCTTCCAACTAGTCACTCATGGAGGAATGCACGAGACTTTAACGGGAAGATAGAGACTAGGGATGCACCTAAACCTATCAGCGGAGATGATTGCTTACGTCAGTTGGAACATATCAATATACATCAACATGGTAAACATCCTGCTCATgtagaaaaaaagagaaaacgGAACAAAGAGGATTTAAATTGGTCAAAGAAAAGTATCTTTTTTGAACTCCCGTATTGGTCTAAGTTGCTAATACGTCACAACATTGATGTGATGCATGTTGAAAAGAATGTGTGTGAGAACGTCTTAGGAACACTATTAGACATAGATGGAAAGACGAAAGACACATACAAAGCTCGAAAGGATTTGGAAGATATGAATATAAGTAAAGAGCTTCACTTAGTAAGAAATAACGATCGCCTGCTTAAACCACTTGCTTCATATGTTTTAACTCGTgaagaaagaaaacaattttgtaATCTAGTCAAGTCTGTGCGTTTTCCAGATGGATTTGCAggaaatttagaaaaaaatgtgATGGCTGATCAAGGAAAGATACATGGGCTTAAATCACACGATTGCCACATTTTACTACAACGCATAATTCCTATTGTAATTCGTCCTTTTATGACAAAACAGATTCGGGTTGCACTAATAGAATTGTCTCGGTTTTTTAAGAAACTTACAGAAGCGACCTTGTATGTATCAGAGTTGGAAGCGTTGCAGAAAGAGATAGTTAACATTTTATGCAAGCTTGAAAGAATATTTCCTCCATCTTTTTTTACAATAATGGTGCACCTATGTGTGCATCTTCCTCAAGAGGCAATTTTAGGAGGACCTGTGCAATCAAGGTGGATGTATCCAATCGAAAGATACCTTGGCCATTTAAAGAAATATGTTAGAAATAAAGCTAAACTCGAAGGGTCAATTGCAGAAGCTTATGTTGTTGAAGAAGCTATGACATTGTGTTCTCAATATTTAAAAGGTGTTGAATCAAAGTTTGACAGACGTGGCAAGAATGATGACAAAACAGATAACGATAATCGAAGCTTTGCATTGGATATTTTTAGATTAAACGACCGAGGGGTTGGCAAGAAAGAAGTTTGTGTCCTTCCTGGTGATCTTTTGAAAAAAGCAACATGGTTTGTCTACATTAATTGTGAAGAAATTCAACCGTACTTgga AGAACACTTACATTCATTACAAAGTCAACATCCTGAATTGCCAGATTTTTCCGAGATGCAACAAGAGACATTCCCGAATTGGTTTGAAAAACGG GCTAACGAGGTGTACACCCTAGATCCATCCCAAATTAATGAGGAGTTATATGCGGTGTCTTGCCTTCCGGATCATCGAGTTTCATCTTACAAGGGATACATAGTGAACGGAGTTAAATATATAGTTAAGTCTACAGATGACTGCAGGCGGACACAAAATTGTGGAGTTACTGTCCGAGTTCATAATAATATTGAAGACGACTATTATGGATATGTTGATGAGGTAATTGAATTGTCGTTTATAAAAGATTATCGTGTTATATTATTCAAATGCACATGGTTTGACAATGATCGTCGAAAAAAGCACGTGGTATATGAACCTCACTTCATAAGCATAGACACGTCTCGACATGTTTATAAGGAAGATCCTTTCATTTTAGCAAATCaagccaaacaagtattttatatCAATGATTCACTTAAACCAAATTCACAATGGAAAGTGATTGAAAGGATTAACCACAGACATTTATGGGATATTCCAGAAGACAATAATGCAGAGAGTTTGTTAGAAGATGTCAACCTTCTTCGTGAACATATTCCATCAGAAATGGTTCAAAATGTTGATGTTGGACGTGTTCATGATACTGTAAATGATTTTATCAATGACGAGATAGATGATTCGGATCATGATATGGAAGATTTTGATTCGGATTCAAATATAGATGATCTAGACAGGATTGAGATAGACAACAATATCTCACAACTTGAGATTGAAAGTGATGAATCGGACGGTGATGATTAG
- the LOC122610291 gene encoding rRNA biogenesis protein rrp36-like, whose translation MSMNRFANLAKKRCIAPNVSRVLTSSESHMQKGQVIDIRKGINSNVQEFGNGDRRIGQLIDTNPTKQNKSKEKVTKAELIKKNLDHSTSVTRHRSNVAKRKLFAIDNDDEYEERDLRFDDVFEANEAQDDAEADDIEDMDVNDVYEEQDSSEDDEDEDMDDLPNENDSENEDNELVDEELEVPEYEAEHEEHEVPEPENEAQHEVQQVGNEAVPNVRKRVRGPTRMPKVWAQQKGERIPILVNEHGQPINDKSSKLTHFMGTLSRSRKYCSVHKPWNKVKDAKKQALLELLKTKFDIPDDPVTGTWILQSFGRKVKNWRARLKENFHDPSLSLEQQKKKRPKKVQKKQWKKLVKYWNKEETKMLSEKNKDNRQEKKMVQVTGKKVMLEFVKI comes from the exons ATGTCCATGAATAGATTTGCTAATTTAGCAAAGAAACGATGCATTGCTCCAAATGTCTCCCGTGTGCTAACATCTTCAGAATCTCACATGCAGAAGGGACAAGTAATTGATATAAGGAAGGGAATAAATAGTAATGTACAAGAATTTGGCAATGGTGATAGGAGAATTGGTCAACTAATTGATACAAATCCTACTAAACAgaataaatcaaaagaaaaagttacCAAGGCTGAGTTGATCAAAAAGAATTTAGATCATTCTACTTCTGTCACGAGACACAGATCCAATGTAGCTAAGAGGAAGTTATTTGCAATTGACAATGATGATGAGTATGAGGAGCGTGACTTGAGATTTGATG atgTTTTTGAAGCAAATGAAGCACAAGATGATGCTGAAGCCGATGACATTGAAGACATGGATGTGAATGACGTTTATGAAGAACAAGATAGttctgaagatgatgaagatgaagacatGGATGATTTACCAAATGAGAATGATTCAGAAAATGAGGACAATGAACTTGTTGACGAAGAGCTTGAAGTTCCAGAATATGAAGCTGAGCATGAAGAGCATGAAGTTCCAGAACCAGAAAATGAAGCCCAACATGAAGTTCAACAAGTAGGAAATGAAGCAG TTCCGAATGTACGTAAAAGAGTGAGAGGACCAACACGTATGCCAAAAGTTTGGGCCCAACAAAAAGGGGAGAGAATTCCTATTTTAGTTAATGAACACGGACAACCTATTAATGACAAAAGTAGTAAACTGACCCATTTCATGGGAACCCTTTCAAGGAGTCGAAAGTATTGCTCGGTTCATAAACCATGGAATAAAGTTAAGGATGCTAAAAAACAAGCGTTGCTTGAACTCCTAAAG ACTAAATTTGATATTCCGGATGATCCTGTGACGGGCACATGGATATTGCAATCATTTGGGAGGAAGGTGAAGAACTGGAGGGCAAGACTTAAGGAAAACTTCCATGATCCGTCTTTGTCACTTGagcaacaaaagaaaaaaaggccGAAAAAAGTGCAAAAAAAACAATGGAAGAAACTTGTGAAATATTGGAATAAAGAAGAGACTAAG ATGTTAAGTGAAAAAAACAAGGACAATCGGCAAGAAAAGAAGATGGTGCAAGTAACTGGAAAAAAAGTTATGCTCGAGTTCGTGAAGATCTAA